The Brachyspira aalborgi genome has a segment encoding these proteins:
- a CDS encoding phosphoribosyltransferase yields MEYDIISWENINEAIETIAKQIEDSKIHYEVLYGLARGGLVPAVMLSHRLNIPMVLNMEEVWRLKVRNKAVLIVDDISDTGETLKYFDEQKFDIAALFVREHTSKVKPKYSYKNINHNNWLLFPWETKDSSK; encoded by the coding sequence ATGGAATACGATATAATAAGCTGGGAAAATATAAACGAAGCGATAGAAACGATAGCGAAACAAATAGAGGATTCAAAAATTCATTACGAAGTTCTTTACGGACTTGCGAGAGGCGGATTAGTGCCAGCCGTTATGTTGTCGCATAGATTAAATATTCCGATGGTTCTTAATATGGAAGAAGTTTGGAGATTGAAAGTTAGAAATAAAGCGGTTTTAATAGTTGATGATATTTCGGATACGGGCGAAACTTTGAAATATTTTGACGAGCAGAAATTTGATATTGCGGCGCTTTTTGTTAGAGAACATACAAGCAAAGTTAAACCTAAATATAGTTATAAGAATATTAATCATAATAATTGGCTTTTATTTCCTTGGGAGACAAAAGACTCAAGCAAATAA
- a CDS encoding glycosyltransferase family 2 protein produces the protein MKIAAIIPCYNEELTIKQVICDIQKYCPKCEIYVFDNNSSDNSYNIAKETGAIVNKVSYQGKGEVIRRAFADIDSDIYIMVDADMQYDLSEINNFINYFTENKLDMLNISREVVDETVHRKGHSFGNMMLTGFANFLFGKKFNDMLSGYRIFSKRFVKSFPANSRGFEIETELTIYALQMRLPIDEVSAKYIKRPEGSHSKLNTFKDGFRILFTIIYLLITEKPLLFFNTISLIFLVIGLFLGIGITIEYFETLKVERFPTAILTICLIILSALSFSIGLLMKAISKVLSENRRFKYNSVK, from the coding sequence ATGAAAATAGCCGCTATTATTCCTTGCTATAATGAAGAGCTTACAATTAAACAAGTTATTTGCGATATTCAAAAATATTGTCCGAAATGTGAAATATATGTTTTCGATAATAACAGTTCCGACAATTCTTACAACATTGCAAAAGAAACGGGAGCGATAGTAAATAAAGTTTCTTATCAAGGAAAAGGTGAGGTTATTAGAAGAGCGTTCGCTGATATTGATTCGGATATTTATATTATGGTTGACGCCGATATGCAATACGATTTAAGCGAAATAAATAATTTTATTAATTACTTTACGGAAAATAAATTAGATATGCTTAATATATCTCGAGAAGTTGTCGATGAAACCGTTCACAGAAAAGGACATTCTTTTGGGAATATGATGCTTACGGGATTTGCTAATTTTCTTTTCGGTAAGAAATTTAACGATATGTTAAGCGGTTATAGAATATTTTCAAAAAGATTTGTTAAAAGTTTTCCAGCAAATTCGAGAGGCTTTGAAATAGAGACAGAGCTTACAATATACGCTTTGCAAATGCGTTTGCCTATAGACGAAGTTTCAGCGAAATATATAAAGCGTCCCGAAGGTTCGCATTCAAAATTAAATACTTTTAAGGACGGATTTAGAATACTTTTCACTATAATTTATTTATTAATTACCGAAAAGCCTTTATTATTTTTTAATACGATAAGTTTAATATTTTTAGTAATTGGATTATTTTTAGGAATAGGAATAACGATAGAATATTTTGAAACTTTAAAAGTTGAGCGATTTCCAACAGCGATATTAACTATATGTTTGATAATATTATCCGCTTTGTCTTTTTCAATCGGGCTTTTAATGAAGGCTATAAGTAAAGTTTTAAGCGAGAATAGAAGATTTAAATATAATTCTGTTAAGTAA
- a CDS encoding diguanylate cyclase, with amino-acid sequence MYKNAVKSHIDSDIKIVKKNITLSKLIASKENFKLLAIVNESNKLVGIIDYRQLSISVLKQLSKKTTKNIEAVLNKEISFYMNKDFITAYPEDDLEKIFDNMLKNKTEYIIIVDNKNHPLGVANLYDLYETVIKLKIRNIGLNISIIEEKSSMEKDNVIKNLIKEIDTLNAQSTIDALTGLYNVRFFNKVIEEEVERAIRYNYNMSIMFMDLDHFKNVNDIYGHDCGNFILHEIGKLLNNSSDNISILRKSDIAIRYGGEEFLVICPNTKKEQAYILAERIRKTIEKKSFFYEKNIINITISIGVSEYKPSSKKAISDTIKESDSAMYEAKRMGRNKVSVFND; translated from the coding sequence ATGTATAAGAATGCGGTAAAATCTCATATTGATAGCGATATTAAAATTGTAAAAAAAAATATTACTCTATCAAAATTAATAGCGAGCAAAGAGAATTTTAAATTATTGGCTATCGTAAACGAATCTAATAAATTAGTCGGAATAATAGATTATCGTCAATTATCGATTAGCGTTCTTAAACAATTATCAAAAAAAACTACAAAAAATATCGAAGCCGTTCTTAATAAAGAAATTTCTTTTTATATGAATAAAGATTTTATAACGGCTTATCCCGAAGACGATTTAGAAAAAATATTTGACAATATGCTTAAAAACAAAACCGAATATATAATAATTGTAGATAATAAAAATCATCCTTTGGGAGTTGCAAATTTATACGATTTATACGAAACGGTTATTAAATTAAAAATAAGAAATATCGGATTAAATATAAGTATTATAGAAGAAAAATCCTCAATGGAAAAAGACAATGTTATAAAAAATCTTATAAAAGAAATCGACACCTTAAACGCTCAATCTACAATAGACGCTCTCACAGGATTATATAATGTTAGATTTTTCAATAAAGTGATAGAAGAAGAAGTTGAAAGAGCTATAAGATATAATTATAATATGTCAATAATGTTTATGGATTTAGACCATTTTAAAAATGTAAATGATATATACGGGCATGACTGCGGAAATTTTATACTTCATGAAATCGGAAAACTTTTGAATAATTCTTCGGATAATATAAGCATTTTAAGAAAAAGCGATATAGCGATTCGATACGGCGGAGAAGAGTTTTTAGTTATATGTCCGAATACAAAAAAAGAACAGGCTTATATTTTAGCCGAAAGAATAAGAAAAACTATAGAAAAAAAATCTTTCTTTTACGAAAAGAATATTATAAATATAACTATAAGTATAGGAGTGTCGGAATATAAACCTTCTTCAAAAAAAGCTATTTCTGACACTATAAAAGAATCCGATAGCGCTATGTATGAAGCGAAGCGTATGGGAAGAAATAAAGTTTCCGTATTTAATGATTAA
- a CDS encoding fibronectin type III domain-containing protein translates to MPYIKLKVFIIFILYVNLNGEVYNVFSNYSNIYYSSVNNTQNGFILNNSSMKNNNTSEISELFEPVFANTVNYNNINYSKDIKYIDGVSGGKAVLLPNGKSFIKIDNKSYFDSRENSINSFNIEFYLNPYQVRMNSKVLSKIAIYNDEDGEKSKYSGIRASIIDGKLVWQFNNLFMYEGKYSNITLSVGETLKPNEWRHHCVSFDSKTGKLVKYIDGLEEEIIYLTSTGDINGSPYAFNINNIIYEPLYLGQGFIGAIDSFSFTPNFKKNFNLYKYLKRGELISEVIDLKDNHIFIDYIDYKANISNGTYMDIYYRISDNYFLPEDDFIEWKFLDAKNIISSGRYIQIKAVLESNSERNISPILNNVEIVYHRGKMPKNPVNLTAIAVNNSVVLKWDGSHENITGYKIYYGTKSGIYNNADNIPIIIGNQNEYVINGLKNGEIYYFAVTAIGGEGGNIESNFSKEVFVRTSY, encoded by the coding sequence ATGCCTTATATAAAATTAAAAGTTTTTATAATATTTATTTTATATGTTAATCTAAACGGCGAAGTTTATAATGTATTTTCAAATTATAGTAATATATATTATAGTTCGGTTAATAATACTCAAAATGGTTTTATATTAAATAATTCTTCAATGAAAAATAATAATACTTCGGAAATATCAGAATTATTTGAACCCGTTTTTGCCAATACTGTTAATTATAATAATATTAATTATAGCAAAGATATTAAATATATAGACGGAGTTTCAGGCGGAAAGGCTGTTTTGCTTCCAAATGGAAAATCTTTTATAAAAATAGACAATAAAAGTTATTTTGATTCGAGAGAAAATTCGATAAATAGTTTTAATATAGAATTTTATTTAAATCCTTATCAAGTAAGGATGAATTCTAAAGTTCTTTCAAAAATAGCGATATATAATGACGAAGACGGAGAGAAAAGCAAATATTCGGGAATTCGAGCGAGCATAATAGACGGAAAATTAGTTTGGCAGTTTAATAATTTGTTTATGTATGAAGGCAAATATTCAAATATAACTTTATCTGTGGGCGAGACTTTAAAACCTAACGAATGGCGACATCATTGCGTAAGTTTTGATTCTAAAACGGGAAAATTGGTAAAATATATTGACGGACTTGAAGAAGAAATAATTTATTTAACAAGCACGGGAGATATTAACGGTTCGCCTTACGCGTTTAATATAAATAATATAATTTACGAGCCTTTATATTTAGGGCAGGGATTTATTGGAGCGATTGACTCTTTTTCTTTTACTCCAAATTTTAAGAAGAATTTTAATTTATATAAATACTTAAAAAGAGGCGAGTTAATAAGCGAAGTTATAGATTTAAAAGATAATCACATTTTTATAGATTATATAGATTATAAGGCTAATATTTCAAACGGAACTTATATGGATATTTATTATAGAATTTCAGATAATTATTTTCTGCCCGAAGATGATTTTATAGAATGGAAATTTTTAGATGCAAAAAATATTATCTCAAGCGGAAGATATATTCAAATAAAAGCCGTTCTTGAAAGCAATAGCGAAAGAAATATAAGTCCGATATTAAATAATGTTGAAATTGTTTATCATAGAGGAAAGATGCCAAAAAATCCCGTTAATTTAACTGCGATTGCGGTTAATAATTCAGTCGTGCTAAAATGGGACGGCTCTCATGAAAATATAACGGGTTATAAAATATATTACGGAACTAAATCGGGAATTTATAATAATGCCGATAATATTCCAATAATAATAGGAAATCAAAACGAATATGTTATAAACGGATTAAAAAACGGCGAGATTTATTATTTCGCTGTTACTGCTATAGGCGGCGAGGGCGGAAATATAGAAAGTAATTTTTCTAAAGAAGTTTTTGTCCGAACATCTTATTAA
- the pheS gene encoding phenylalanine--tRNA ligase subunit alpha, with product MDNLDEIFSFLKNSIEKADIQSKIDDIRVAYLGKKGKITELLKNLSSINNLDEKRELGKKINEIKNFCEKALNEKKKAILEKEFLISLQKNKIDITMPGRRPKSANVNLLTKVEEEIVSILTEIGFRVVEGNEIEDDFHNFEALNIPYYHPSRDSHDSFFISKEHVLRTHTSGMQIRTMMETKPPIAIVSPGKCARRDAIDSKHSPVFHQVEGLLVDKEISFNDLKGILELFCKKMFGDKTKIRLRPDYFPFVEPGADLSATCVICAGEGCKTCGGEGWLELMGAGMVHPNVFKHVGYEANKYTGFAFGMGVERVAMIKYGITDIRMFYENDIDFLKQW from the coding sequence ATGGATAATTTGGACGAAATTTTTAGCTTTCTAAAAAATAGTATAGAAAAAGCGGATATTCAATCAAAAATAGACGATATAAGAGTCGCATATTTAGGAAAGAAAGGAAAAATTACAGAATTATTAAAAAATTTGTCTTCAATAAATAATTTGGACGAAAAAAGAGAACTTGGGAAAAAAATAAACGAGATAAAAAATTTCTGCGAAAAAGCCTTAAACGAAAAGAAAAAAGCTATTTTGGAAAAAGAATTTTTAATCTCTCTTCAAAAAAATAAAATCGATATAACAATGCCAGGAAGAAGACCAAAATCTGCAAATGTAAATCTATTAACTAAAGTTGAAGAGGAAATAGTTTCAATTTTAACCGAAATAGGTTTTAGAGTTGTTGAAGGAAATGAAATCGAAGACGATTTTCACAATTTCGAGGCTTTGAATATTCCTTATTATCATCCTTCGAGAGATAGTCATGATTCTTTTTTTATTTCTAAAGAACATGTTTTAAGAACTCATACTTCGGGAATGCAAATAAGAACTATGATGGAAACTAAACCTCCAATAGCGATAGTTTCGCCTGGAAAATGTGCAAGAAGAGACGCTATAGATTCAAAACATTCTCCCGTATTTCATCAAGTTGAAGGGCTTTTAGTCGATAAAGAAATAAGTTTTAACGACTTAAAAGGAATATTAGAACTTTTCTGCAAAAAAATGTTTGGAGACAAAACTAAAATAAGGTTGCGTCCCGATTATTTTCCTTTCGTTGAGCCTGGAGCTGATTTAAGCGCTACTTGTGTTATATGCGCGGGAGAAGGTTGTAAAACTTGCGGAGGCGAAGGTTGGCTTGAACTTATGGGAGCGGGAATGGTTCATCCTAATGTATTTAAACATGTCGGCTATGAAGCAAATAAATATACGGGATTTGCGTTCGGTATGGGAGTTGAAAGAGTCGCAATGATAAAATACGGAATAACCGATATAAGAATGTTTTACGAAAATGATATTGATTTTTTAAAACAATGGTAA
- the pheT gene encoding phenylalanine--tRNA ligase subunit beta, with product MKVPLSWLKEFVNLDDLTAEEIAKQLTLAGSEVSSIETTGGDIPGVIIGKIASVHKHPDADKLSVCKVDIGDDVLSIVCGAPNVREGAFVPVAMIGAKLPNGLTIKKASIRSFESNGMLCSRTELGYDEIEGIYGIWILDEEINKAGLNTEEIIGKPISLIVGTVDYVFNIEITANRGDLVSIIGFARECSLVLERRVTVPQVNTYDSIGGNIDITVENQEGCYKYTGRLINNITVAPSPDWMQKRLKKCGINPINNIVDITNYVMIEYGQPLHAYDFDKVKGGKIIVRDAKNGEKLTLLDGKEIELNEDVLIIADEEKPIGIAGVMGGDETKIEETTKNILIESAYFDHIAVKKSSLATNTKTDASYRFERDIDYNSTLSALNRAVDLIVTFDNECKISSRAKEVNTKHFENNKIVFDCSLVKRYLGLDMNIGEMSSIFKRYGFNASALGENNLKVEVPFYRHDLSIAEDLVEEIARVYGYNNISSNIPHIKCNPINTDYEELSLIKHKVSSYGLYETKQYSMGDSAIFMKLGIEEEKLIKVVNPLTSEMDVLRPTALASLLNSVIYNQNHRHKNGALFEIGNIFYKDGDKFIEEKHLSAVMFGLYQEKLWNKDARVYDFFDMSGVVEELLIKDLKCSDYNLIAKENKWFVPTISAEIIIFGEKIGIIGKVHPKILEIFDINTDVYYLDIDIRKTLKLIKERAKKLKLKDIGKYPAVFRDLALVCDNNIEFSKVIKAINKFNDIIQNVEVVDRYVGEQVEEGKQSIAISITYYDINKTLKEEEINSVESALLEMLKNKFSINLRV from the coding sequence ATGAAAGTTCCTTTAAGTTGGCTTAAAGAATTTGTTAATTTGGATGATTTGACTGCGGAAGAGATAGCTAAACAATTAACTCTTGCGGGAAGCGAAGTGTCTTCAATAGAAACTACGGGAGGAGATATTCCTGGAGTTATAATTGGAAAAATAGCGTCCGTTCATAAACATCCCGATGCCGATAAATTAAGCGTTTGTAAAGTCGATATTGGAGACGATGTTTTATCTATAGTTTGCGGAGCGCCGAATGTTAGAGAAGGGGCTTTTGTTCCTGTTGCAATGATAGGAGCGAAATTGCCAAACGGACTTACGATTAAAAAAGCGTCAATAAGAAGTTTTGAAAGCAATGGAATGTTATGCTCAAGAACAGAATTAGGTTATGACGAAATTGAAGGAATATACGGAATATGGATTTTAGACGAAGAAATAAATAAAGCGGGATTAAATACCGAAGAAATTATAGGAAAACCGATTTCTTTAATAGTCGGAACTGTAGATTATGTGTTTAATATAGAAATTACGGCAAATAGAGGAGATTTAGTAAGCATTATAGGTTTTGCAAGAGAATGTTCTTTAGTATTGGAAAGAAGAGTAACCGTTCCTCAAGTAAATACTTACGACTCAATAGGCGGAAATATAGATATAACTGTAGAAAATCAAGAAGGTTGTTATAAATACACGGGAAGACTTATAAATAATATAACTGTCGCTCCGTCTCCAGATTGGATGCAAAAAAGATTAAAAAAATGCGGAATCAATCCAATAAATAATATAGTCGATATTACAAATTATGTTATGATTGAATATGGACAGCCTTTGCATGCCTACGATTTCGATAAAGTAAAAGGCGGTAAAATTATAGTTAGAGATGCAAAAAACGGAGAGAAATTAACGCTTTTAGACGGCAAAGAAATAGAATTAAACGAAGATGTTTTAATTATAGCGGACGAAGAAAAACCTATTGGAATTGCGGGAGTTATGGGCGGAGATGAAACTAAAATTGAAGAGACTACAAAAAATATTTTAATAGAATCGGCTTATTTCGACCATATTGCAGTAAAAAAATCTTCGCTTGCCACAAATACGAAAACGGACGCTTCTTACAGATTTGAAAGAGATATAGACTACAATTCGACTCTATCAGCCTTAAACAGAGCGGTTGATTTGATAGTCACTTTTGACAACGAATGCAAAATATCATCGAGAGCGAAAGAAGTTAATACAAAACATTTTGAAAATAATAAAATAGTATTTGATTGTTCTTTAGTTAAAAGATATTTAGGGCTTGATATGAATATAGGCGAAATGTCTTCAATATTTAAAAGATACGGTTTTAACGCTTCAGCGCTTGGAGAAAATAATTTAAAAGTTGAAGTTCCTTTTTATAGGCATGATTTATCGATAGCGGAAGATTTAGTTGAAGAGATAGCGAGAGTTTACGGATATAATAATATATCTTCAAATATTCCTCATATAAAATGCAATCCTATAAATACCGATTATGAAGAGTTAAGTTTGATAAAGCATAAAGTCTCTTCTTACGGACTTTACGAAACTAAACAATATTCTATGGGCGATAGCGCTATTTTTATGAAACTTGGAATTGAAGAAGAGAAACTTATTAAAGTGGTTAATCCTCTTACAAGCGAAATGGATGTTTTGCGTCCAACCGCTTTGGCTTCTTTATTAAATAGCGTAATTTATAATCAAAATCATAGACATAAAAACGGAGCTTTATTTGAAATTGGAAATATTTTTTATAAAGACGGAGATAAATTTATTGAAGAAAAGCATCTTTCTGCGGTTATGTTTGGATTATATCAAGAAAAATTATGGAATAAAGATGCGAGAGTTTACGACTTTTTCGATATGAGCGGAGTTGTCGAAGAGTTATTAATAAAAGATTTGAAATGTTCCGACTATAATTTAATCGCTAAAGAAAATAAATGGTTTGTTCCAACAATATCCGCTGAAATAATTATTTTTGGCGAAAAAATAGGAATAATTGGCAAAGTTCATCCTAAAATCCTTGAAATATTCGATATTAACACGGATGTTTATTATTTAGATATCGATATAAGAAAAACATTGAAACTTATTAAAGAGCGAGCGAAAAAACTAAAATTAAAAGATATAGGAAAATATCCCGCCGTATTTAGAGATTTGGCTTTGGTTTGCGACAATAATATAGAGTTTAGTAAAGTTATTAAAGCTATAAATAAATTCAATGATATAATTCAAAATGTTGAAGTTGTCGACAGATATGTAGGCGAGCAAGTTGAAGAAGGAAAACAATCAATAGCGATTTCAATTACTTATTACGATATTAATAAAACATTGAAAGAAGAAGAGATTAATTCTGTTGAATCCGCTTTACTTGAAATGCTAAAAAATAAGTTTTCAATAAATTTAAGAGTTTAA
- a CDS encoding N-acetylmuramoyl-L-alanine amidase family protein, protein MRIFRGNIGRFKRRIAFILILVFGLINIAKSETVKLNNLKIKPEDLKKTFNPVANKFNQKTITAIIIDAGHGGKDPGSIGINKIKEKDIVLSFSLELKEELKKILPNVDIVLTRDKDTYPTLQERYKIANTAAKIETDKPENALFISVHANASLSPSAKGFEAYFITAQESSEYARAVSMLENSALVKFDKIDASKYEENSSQLTHNYMLVEQYQKESRLLAQSIVDEVYKVSGISKRNKPVQNALFYVLKGSIMPSTLIEIGFITNEEDAKFMNTKETRIKMVKATALGIKKFIKEFEDTKGFSE, encoded by the coding sequence TTGCGGATATTCAGAGGAAATATCGGAAGATTCAAAAGAAGAATAGCTTTTATTCTAATTTTAGTATTTGGTTTAATTAATATTGCAAAATCCGAAACGGTAAAATTAAATAATTTAAAAATAAAACCCGAAGATTTGAAAAAAACTTTTAATCCCGTAGCGAATAAATTTAATCAAAAAACGATTACGGCAATAATAATAGACGCGGGACATGGAGGAAAAGACCCAGGCTCTATTGGAATAAACAAAATTAAAGAAAAAGATATTGTTTTATCGTTTTCGTTAGAATTGAAAGAAGAATTAAAAAAAATACTTCCAAATGTGGATATTGTCCTTACGAGAGATAAAGATACTTATCCGACTTTGCAAGAAAGATATAAAATAGCCAACACGGCTGCTAAAATAGAAACGGATAAACCTGAAAACGCATTATTTATAAGCGTTCATGCAAACGCTTCTTTAAGTCCGAGCGCAAAAGGTTTTGAAGCATATTTTATAACGGCTCAAGAATCGAGCGAATATGCGAGAGCGGTTTCTATGCTTGAAAATAGCGCATTGGTTAAATTTGATAAAATAGACGCTTCAAAATATGAAGAAAATTCTTCTCAATTAACTCATAATTATATGCTTGTAGAACAATATCAAAAAGAAAGCAGATTATTAGCTCAATCGATAGTTGACGAAGTTTATAAAGTAAGCGGAATTTCAAAAAGAAATAAACCCGTTCAAAACGCTTTATTTTATGTTTTAAAAGGTTCAATAATGCCTTCGACTTTAATAGAGATTGGATTTATAACCAACGAAGAAGATGCAAAATTTATGAATACAAAAGAAACTAGAATTAAAATGGTAAAAGCAACGGCATTGGGAATAAAGAAGTTTATAAAGGAATTTGAAGATACTAAAGGGTTTAGCGAATAA
- a CDS encoding tetratricopeptide repeat protein, with translation MHIGTKAVKLSNLAEDLLRKGVDGEAMEALKRSMRLSNGNDMKSYLQIALSLFESGDYEHAKIFLNTFLEYWMSSEAYFILGDIAKKECRFKDAFELYRKGITLYNSHNLNPYYEFLSLCSLLGEEDEGLEIAKYLLKRNNRDRVALVYMATYFYRNQMYKEAINFYKILVESDLADYNDYHYYGVCLHEMKDYKKAEDMYIQALSIYPANTPAAIELKNLRNKNLRDNYPNIAQSKAKYIKNIKNSPKSNDYFHLGNIEFIEGNYEKAAEYYYKAKEVYQASIETENNIENREKVLV, from the coding sequence ATGCATATAGGAACTAAAGCGGTAAAATTAAGCAATCTTGCGGAAGATTTATTAAGAAAGGGAGTCGATGGCGAGGCTATGGAAGCTCTAAAAAGAAGTATGAGATTAAGCAACGGAAACGATATGAAATCGTATTTGCAAATAGCTTTATCTTTATTTGAAAGCGGAGATTACGAGCATGCAAAAATATTCTTAAATACTTTTTTAGAATATTGGATGTCGTCAGAAGCATATTTTATTTTGGGAGATATCGCCAAAAAAGAATGTAGATTTAAAGACGCTTTTGAATTATACAGAAAAGGAATAACTCTATATAATTCGCATAATCTTAATCCTTATTATGAGTTTTTATCTTTATGCTCTCTTTTAGGAGAAGAGGACGAAGGATTGGAAATAGCAAAATATTTATTGAAAAGAAATAATAGAGACAGAGTCGCGTTGGTTTATATGGCTACTTATTTTTACAGAAATCAAATGTATAAAGAAGCGATAAATTTTTATAAAATATTAGTCGAAAGCGATTTAGCCGATTATAACGATTATCATTATTATGGCGTTTGTTTGCATGAAATGAAAGATTATAAAAAAGCGGAAGATATGTATATTCAAGCTTTATCAATATATCCTGCAAATACTCCAGCCGCAATCGAGCTTAAAAATTTGAGAAATAAAAATTTACGAGATAATTATCCTAATATAGCTCAAAGCAAGGCAAAATATATTAAGAATATAAAAAATTCGCCTAAATCAAACGATTATTTTCATTTGGGAAATATAGAGTTTATAGAAGGAAATTACGAAAAAGCCGCAGAATATTATTATAAAGCTAAAGAAGTTTACCAAGCGAGTATTGAAACGGAAAATAATATTGAAAATAGAGAAAAAGTTTTAGTATGA
- a CDS encoding Rpn family recombination-promoting nuclease/putative transposase, with protein sequence MKEFEYLEKIKNEIITIDNLNKKNDCFIRYLFSDEGNENIVLDFINGVMIDLNFQTFNNVVILNPFNLTKYLDGKESIVDVKCITEDNQTVIIEIQLQGNQYFIRRSLYYWANSYSSLLNKSENYTKLSPVISINVLDFILFNDIKDFHSCYLLKEIKHNKILTEHCMLHYIELPKFNLNNDKEKLSSWIKFFKGENMSNLIKENNIFEEVEKRCQSFIDSDPLINAYRKKEWNEYFYKDMMNVEREEGIKEGMKKGKLEGLKEGRISEQISMAKSMKTKNLDINLISEITGLTIDEIKKL encoded by the coding sequence ATGAAAGAATTTGAATATTTAGAAAAAATCAAAAATGAAATTATTACCATTGATAATTTAAACAAGAAAAACGACTGCTTTATCAGATATTTATTTTCAGACGAAGGAAATGAAAATATTGTTTTAGATTTTATAAACGGAGTAATGATTGATTTAAATTTTCAAACTTTTAATAATGTTGTAATTTTAAATCCTTTTAATTTAACTAAATATTTAGACGGTAAAGAATCTATTGTCGATGTTAAATGCATTACCGAAGATAATCAAACCGTTATAATTGAAATTCAATTACAAGGAAATCAATATTTTATCCGCAGAAGTCTTTATTATTGGGCGAATAGCTATAGTTCTTTACTTAATAAATCGGAAAATTATACAAAACTTTCGCCCGTAATTAGCATTAATGTTTTGGACTTTATTTTATTTAACGATATTAAAGATTTTCATTCTTGTTATTTATTGAAAGAAATTAAGCATAATAAAATATTAACCGAACATTGCATGTTGCATTATATCGAATTACCTAAATTTAATTTAAATAATGACAAAGAAAAATTATCAAGTTGGATAAAATTTTTTAAGGGGGAGAATATGTCAAATTTAATAAAAGAGAATAATATTTTTGAAGAAGTAGAAAAGAGATGCCAAAGTTTTATCGATAGCGACCCGTTGATAAACGCTTACAGAAAAAAGGAATGGAATGAGTATTTTTATAAGGATATGATGAATGTAGAAAGAGAAGAAGGAATAAAAGAAGGCATGAAAAAAGGGAAACTTGAAGGACTTAAAGAAGGCAGAATATCCGAGCAAATCTCAATGGCAAAATCAATGAAAACTAAAAACCTGGACATTAACCTTATAAGCGAAATTACAGGCTTAACAATAGACGAAATAAAAAAACTTTAA